Proteins from a single region of Runella sp. SP2:
- a CDS encoding Fic family protein, with amino-acid sequence MNLEIIKTELLEDYLTLVPKDLAQRFDALKDADISTDTFSFHTSVASVFSSKIEGEEIELDSYIKHKKFGIKFLPDYTKKIDDLYDAYTFAKTNVLNKTNISKAHKLLSKHIVAKQQQGKLRTQNMYVSTPDGRIEYVAVSPYEVESEMEKFYHDIAVLLKQKLTTEKAFFFAAMIHLAFVKIHPWNDGNGRSGRLIEKWFLAQKLGEKAWFVPSERNYYEHHQTYYRNLRLLGLEYPELDYSKALPFLLMLPNSL; translated from the coding sequence ATGAATCTGGAAATAATCAAAACAGAATTATTGGAGGATTACCTAACGCTAGTTCCCAAAGATTTAGCACAACGTTTTGATGCCCTGAAGGATGCAGACATTTCAACCGATACGTTTAGCTTTCATACGTCAGTAGCTTCGGTTTTTTCAAGCAAAATAGAAGGCGAAGAGATTGAATTAGATAGTTATATCAAACACAAAAAATTTGGCATTAAGTTTTTACCCGACTATACTAAGAAAATTGACGACCTGTATGATGCTTATACTTTTGCCAAAACCAATGTGTTGAATAAAACAAACATAAGCAAAGCACATAAATTATTAAGCAAACATATAGTTGCAAAACAGCAACAAGGCAAATTACGTACACAAAATATGTATGTAAGTACGCCCGATGGAAGGATTGAATATGTAGCAGTTTCCCCGTATGAAGTAGAATCCGAAATGGAAAAGTTCTATCATGATATAGCAGTGCTTTTGAAGCAAAAGCTAACCACAGAAAAAGCTTTCTTTTTTGCAGCTATGATTCATTTGGCATTCGTAAAAATTCATCCTTGGAACGATGGCAACGGCAGAAGTGGAAGATTGATAGAAAAATGGTTTTTAGCTCAAAAATTAGGCGAAAAAGCATGGTTTGTACCCAGCGAAAGAAACTATTATGAACACCACCAAACCTATTACCGTAATTTACGTCTGTTGGGGTTAGAATATCCTGAGCTTGACTATTCAAAAGCACTGCCTTTCCTATTAATGTTACCCAATAGTTTATAA
- a CDS encoding DUF192 domain-containing protein translates to MQKRSAYFSYILLAIFVLAGVLYIARPLLVADREEAAPVAEAPAPSATPESSTPATAPAATSSGITKEGEVAFLRGGQQLRKIDVEIAENDAERAKGLMFRPYLSDSVGMLFVFEQATPQSFWMKNTMISLDIIYVDSAKKIVSIQKNAKPYSEESLPSYGEAQYVVEVNGGYCDKYGIKVGDAVAF, encoded by the coding sequence ATGCAAAAGAGAAGCGCTTATTTTAGTTATATACTATTAGCCATCTTTGTACTGGCAGGGGTTTTGTACATTGCAAGACCTCTGCTAGTTGCAGATCGTGAAGAGGCTGCACCAGTAGCCGAAGCCCCTGCGCCATCGGCAACCCCCGAAAGTTCGACCCCAGCTACGGCTCCCGCCGCTACGAGCAGCGGCATTACCAAAGAGGGTGAAGTCGCTTTTCTGCGTGGAGGTCAGCAACTCCGCAAAATCGACGTTGAAATTGCCGAAAACGACGCAGAACGGGCCAAAGGATTGATGTTCCGACCTTATCTTTCGGATTCGGTAGGAATGTTGTTTGTATTTGAACAAGCTACCCCTCAATCATTTTGGATGAAAAACACGATGATTTCGCTGGACATTATTTACGTTGACTCTGCAAAAAAAATCGTTTCTATTCAGAAAAACGCGAAACCTTATTCGGAAGAAAGTTTGCCTTCCTACGGCGAAGCACAATACGTAGTGGAAGTAAACGGCGGTTACTGTGACAAATATGGTATCAAAGTGGGTGATGCGGTTGCTTTCTAA
- the cysS gene encoding cysteine--tRNA ligase: MNQPLKIYNSLTRQKELFEPINAPYVGMYVCGPTVYNYVHLGNVRTFLTFDTLFRYLSHIGYKVRYVRNITDVGHLVGDGDEGEDKIGRMAKLEQLEPMEIVQRYTNDFHQVLDQLNFRPPSIEPTATGHLIEQIEAVKDLISKDLAYESNGSVYFDINKYNGQGHSYGKLSGRVLDELLTETRELEGTSEKRNPLDFAIWKKAAPEHIMQWESPWGKGFPGWHLECTCMSTKYLGKQFDIHGGGMDLKFPHHECEIAQGTGINGTDPVRYWMHSNMLTVNGQKMSKSLGNSFLPRELFAGDHPLLDQAYSPMTSRFFMLQSQYRSTLDFSNDALKGSHKAYKRLMNGLKAIKEMVYIPAEVTTSSDEVGLKVSTPCVQVDEKKVADIKKSVQAFYDAMNDDLNTAVAIAQLFNMLKYINMLYLNQLVPAALGEDGFAALKNNFITFTEEILGLVEERSENDAVLNGMLNLYREYKAAQQYEKVDQIRSYFKAQNLVIRDMKHRIDWAYEE; this comes from the coding sequence ATGAACCAACCACTCAAAATTTATAACTCCCTCACTCGACAGAAAGAACTTTTTGAACCCATCAACGCTCCGTACGTAGGAATGTACGTATGTGGGCCGACGGTTTATAACTACGTACACCTTGGGAATGTACGTACTTTTTTGACGTTCGACACGCTCTTCCGCTACCTTTCGCACATCGGTTATAAAGTGCGTTATGTTCGGAACATTACCGATGTAGGTCACCTTGTGGGCGACGGCGACGAGGGCGAAGACAAAATCGGCCGCATGGCAAAATTGGAGCAGTTGGAGCCCATGGAAATTGTTCAGCGCTATACCAACGATTTTCACCAAGTGTTGGACCAACTTAATTTCCGTCCGCCGAGCATTGAGCCTACTGCCACGGGTCACTTGATTGAGCAAATCGAGGCCGTTAAAGATCTTATTTCAAAAGATTTGGCTTATGAATCAAACGGTTCGGTTTATTTTGACATCAATAAATACAACGGCCAAGGGCACAGCTACGGAAAGCTTTCGGGTAGGGTATTGGACGAGCTTTTGACCGAAACCCGCGAACTCGAAGGAACCAGCGAAAAGCGCAACCCGCTCGACTTTGCCATTTGGAAAAAAGCCGCCCCTGAGCACATCATGCAGTGGGAATCGCCTTGGGGTAAAGGCTTTCCAGGCTGGCACCTCGAATGTACTTGCATGAGTACCAAATACTTAGGGAAACAGTTTGACATTCACGGCGGTGGTATGGACCTTAAATTTCCTCACCACGAATGCGAAATTGCCCAAGGAACGGGCATCAACGGCACCGACCCTGTGCGCTATTGGATGCACTCCAACATGCTCACCGTCAACGGGCAAAAAATGTCAAAATCACTTGGAAACTCGTTTTTACCACGTGAGCTGTTTGCTGGCGACCACCCGCTGCTCGACCAAGCGTACAGCCCGATGACGAGCCGTTTCTTTATGCTACAGTCACAATACAGAAGTACGCTTGACTTCTCCAACGACGCATTAAAAGGCTCACACAAAGCCTATAAGCGTCTAATGAATGGGTTAAAAGCCATCAAGGAAATGGTGTATATCCCTGCCGAAGTAACTACTAGCAGCGATGAAGTAGGCTTGAAAGTATCGACGCCATGCGTTCAGGTGGATGAGAAAAAAGTCGCTGACATCAAGAAATCAGTACAAGCCTTCTACGATGCGATGAACGACGACTTAAACACGGCCGTGGCTATCGCGCAGCTATTTAACATGTTGAAATATATCAACATGCTTTATTTGAACCAGCTTGTTCCTGCGGCTTTGGGAGAAGACGGATTTGCGGCACTTAAAAACAACTTTATCACTTTTACGGAAGAAATTCTGGGTTTGGTAGAAGAGCGCAGCGAAAACGATGCTGTCTTAAACGGTATGCTTAACTTATATCGGGAATACAAAGCCGCTCAACAATACGAGAAAGTGGATCAAATTCGTTCCTACTTCAAAGCTCAAAACCTGGTCATTCGCGATATGAAACACCGCATCGACTGGGCATACGAAGAATAA